In Chryseobacterium salivictor, the DNA window TTCCTTTTTCGGTAAAGAAGAGCATGTACTGGTGGTTGGTCGCCGCTACAATATATTCCAGGAAGTCTTCATCCCTGGTTGTTGCTGCACGGTTTCCTACGCCACCACGGCTCTGAACTTTGTATTCTGAAAGCGAAGTTCTTTTGATATAGCCTGCATGAGAAATCGTAAGCACTACTTTTTCGTCTGGAATTAAATCTTCAATAGACATTTCGCCTCCTGAATAATCAATTTCCGTACGTCTTTCGTCGCCATACTTTTCTTTCATATCTACCATCTCTTCTCTGATGATCTGGTATCTTCTAGGTTCATTTGCCAGGATATCTTCCAAATCATTGATTAAAGCCATGATCTCGTCATATTCCGCACGGATTTTGTCGAGTTCCATTCCGGTTAAACGGGCGAGTCTTAAATCCAGGATCGCCTGCGCCTGAAGTTCAGAAAGATCAAATTCTTTCATCAACCCGTCTTTCGCCTCCGCAGGATTTGAACTGTGACGGATAATCGCGATTGCTTTATCCAGGTCATCCTGAGTCCCGATCACTTTCATGAAACCTTCAAGAATATGAGCTCTTTCTCTGGCTTTTCTTAAATCATATTTCGTTCTGCGGACAATAACTTCATGTCTGTGTTCTACGAAATGAAGAATTAAATCCTTCACATTTAACTGAACCGGGCGCCCTTTAACTAAGGCAATATTATTCACGCTGAATGAAGTTTGTAACGCCGTATATTTATAAAGCATATTCAAAACTACATTCGGTATCGCGTCATTTTTAAGTTCATAAACCACGCGCATTCCCTGTCGGTCAGATTCATCACGGATTTCATAGATTCCCGGAATCTTCTCATCCTTAACAAGCTCTGCGGTTCTGGCAATCATGTCCGCTTTATTCACCTGGTAAGGTATTTCGGTAACAATGATGGCATTTCTGTTTCCAATTTCTTCAAAACCTACTTTTGCACGGAGAACCACCCGGCCACGCCCGGTATGTAATGCATCCCGTACGCCGTCATAGCCATAAATAATCCCACCCGTTGGGAAATCGGGAGCGATGATGTGTTTCATCAACTCATCGATGGTGATTTCCGGATTATCGATATAAGCACAGATGGCGTCAATCGATTCCGTAAGATTATGGGGTGCCATGTTGGTAGCCATCCCTACTGCGATCCCCGAAGTTCCGTTCACCAAAAGGTTCGGAATTTTCGTTGGCATCACGGTTGGTTCCGTCATGGAATCATCGAAGTTATTTTGAAAATCAACCGTATCTTTATCAAGGTCTGCTAATATTTCATCAGAAATCTTTTTCAGTCTTGCTTCCGTATAACGCATTGCTGCGGGCGGATCGCCATCTACAGAACCAAAGTTACCCTGCCCGTCGACTTGGGGATAACGCAAACTCCACGGCTGCGCCATTCTTACCATCGCATCATAAACAGAGGTATCACCGTGTGGGTGATACTTACCGAGGACATCTCCTACGATTCTCGCTGATTTTAAATGTTTTCTGTTTGAAAAAACGTTCAATCCGTACATTCCGTAAAGAACTCTTCTGTGTACGGGCTTAAGACCATCTCTTACATCGGGTAACGCTCTGGAAACAATTACCGACATCGAATAATCGATATAAGAGGATTTCATTTCATCAACAATGTTGATAGGAATTAACCTTTCTCCTTCTGTATGCATAGTATTTTAATAAAATGAAAATCAAGCAGTTATAGCTATACTTGATCTTTCTTACAATTCTGATTTTAATAACGTGCTAAAGTACGAAAAAATTACCGATTTTTGCGCTATAATTTCCTTAGAAAATCATAAAAAAAGTTAAAAAAATGAGTGTTTTAAGCATCACTTTTCATACCACCGAAACCATCAGTAAAGAATGGGATCACTACCTGGAAAACAATCTTCATCAAATGGTCGAAAACCTAATCGATGCAGAAAAATACATCCTCTCAGAAGTTGAAACTGAAATGATCTCGGAGGGTAAAAACACGAACCTGCTTTTGATTTTTGAAAATGAGGAAAAACGCCAGGATTTCGTCGAAATCGAATTAATAAATATTACCGACCGGATTCTTAAAGAATTTGGCCAAAATGTGATGATTTTCAAAACGTATCTGAATCCGAAAAAGTCGAGATTTTAATCCTTTAAGATCCTTTTTATAAATGATAAAAAATATTTAAAGCGCAAAGTCACAAAAGAAAATTTAAAAAGAAAAACCGCCAAAAGAACAAAAAAGGCAACTTTCCAGAACGCTTTCCTTTTTTAATCTTTTGAAAAACTTAAAAAAGACGGTAGCTTTTGTGACTTTTGTGGTTTTTAAAACACATTTAAACAGGCTCTAAATCACTTCCAGAAACCTCATCGTATCGACCTTGTCGGCATAAGTAGCCAAGCCGGGATTCTGAGCTTCACCAAAGTTAATGGAGTCAAGTCCCAATTCCTGTTTTGCAACAATCGCCTGAATGCTGGATTCATTTTCAGCAATGAAACTTTTCACTTCTCCGATGTCGCTGTACCGGCTGAAATTCAGCACAGAAAGTGGCGAGAATAACGCTTCATCTTCCTTGAGCATCACGAAATTATTATCCCAAAAGCGCTCCGCGTTCAACAGGTAAACCGCACGGTTGTACTCGTAATTATTGGCGTATTTGTTATGATTAATGACTTCTTTAAAATGAAGGAAATTTTCAAATATTTTATCGATTAAAAAATCCTGAGGAATAAAAAGCCGCGTAACATTCCGACAACCCAACCCAAAATACCTGAAAATATCTTCTGCCAAAAGCTGCAGTTCTTCTATGGTTTCATCTCCTTTTAAGACCGCGACCGACGTTCGGTTTTTACGGATAATACTTAATGAATCTTTAAAATAATACTCCAGATATCTTGCGGTATTATTACTTCCTGTGGCAATAACGGCATCAAAATCAGTCAACCGCTCCGCAAATTCGTATTGAATCTTTCCATCGGAAAATTCATTCCATTTGCCGAGCAGAAAAGGCAGCATGGTTTTGTCTTTTGACGACAGTTTAATAACGGGAACATGCTGACTTAAAATCACTGAAATCACATCGTGAAATCCCACCAACGGGATATTTCCCGCTAAAATCAGTCCTACCTTTTTAGGCGTTTTGGCAACTTGATATCCGGCAAGCCATTTTTTCAGCTGAGTTTCGGTCAGTAAATCCGCCCATTGCTTCAAGGCAAATTTTTGATTTTCAATGGTAAACCATGAATTCTCAATTTGAGACCTTCTCAAAACCGCAGAAAACCGTTCGTCTTCTTCATTAAAATCAGCGGGATTTTTGTGTAAAAACTCTTTAATATAAGTACTTAGTTTACACAGTCCCGAAATTTGCTTTTCTATGTTCATTGTATGGATAATTGAGGTATTTTCAGCAATTTGCACAAAGCAATAAATTTCTTCGGAACCGTATTCCAGCAGGGACTTTTCTTGCTCCCTTACTTTCTGCGCTACGACACGGGTACCACTTTTTAAAATTCCCAGATAAACTTATATATTCCTTTATTGTTTGCTTTTGCAAAGTTACTTATTTGTTGAAAGTACTGCAAACAAGTGCAATAATAATTACTTGATGGTTTTCGCCAGCCGTTTTCCACCAATAATCTTAATAGATGCAATTTTTCGGCGAATAAAGGATTTTGCAGTGCATACTTAATGCAGATCTACCTCTTGATGAAAAGGAATCGTTTTGTTAAATAAAATAGCAATTAAAAGGTTAACAAGTGGTACAATAAACTCTTAATTCGGATGCTTTCAATTACTTTTAATTGAATGATCGAAAAAAATCAATGTCCTATCCATCACTATTTGAGCGAAAAGCTGGACAATACAGAGAAAATTCTTTATCTTTGTACAAATTTAAAAAATAAAGTAGCAATGGCTATTAAAATAACCGACGAATGTATTAATTGTGGCGCTTGTGAGCCGGAATGTCCCAACAACGCGATCTATGAAGGAGCAGTAGACTGGAAAGCATCAGATGGAACTGCCCTGAAAGGTAAAGTAGTTTTGAAATCAGGCTTGGCTGTGGATGCTGATGACCCGCAAGAACCCGTAAGCGACGATGTGTATTTCATTGTCACCGATAAATGTACCGAATGTATCGGCTTTCATGAAGAACCGCAGTGCGCGGCTGTATGCCCGGTAGACTGCTGTATTCCAGATGAAGACCATGTGGAATCTGAGGAAAGTTTGCTCGAGAAAAAAGCCTTTTTACACGGAGAATAAGTAAATTCGCTCACAAACCGTGGGCGTTTTTTTTATAACATTTCTAATTTATTTGAATTTCAGGAATATCAGCGACCAGTTCTTATAAAAACCAAAAAGTATGAGCAAAATACACAACTTCAGTGCAGGACCATGCATTTTACCACAGGAAGTTTTTCAGAAATCTGCCGAAGCAATTCTCGATTTTAATGGAAGCGGACTGTCGATTTTAGAAATATCTCACCGCAGCAAGGATTTCGTAGCCGTAATGGACGAAGCCAGAGCGATTGTAAAAAGACTGATGAAGCTCGGCGACGACTACGAAGTTTTATATTTAGGTGGTGGCGCGAGTTTGCAGTTTGCAATGGTTCCCTTTAATTTAATGAAATCCGAAAACGGAAAAGCTGCTTATTTAGATACCGGAACCTGGGCTGCAGGAGCGATTAAGGAAGCGAAAAAATTAGGAACGGTTGATATTGTCGGTTCTTCTAAAGCAGAAAATTATTCTTTCATCCCGAAAGATTAT includes these proteins:
- the gyrA gene encoding DNA gyrase subunit A, giving the protein MHTEGERLIPINIVDEMKSSYIDYSMSVIVSRALPDVRDGLKPVHRRVLYGMYGLNVFSNRKHLKSARIVGDVLGKYHPHGDTSVYDAMVRMAQPWSLRYPQVDGQGNFGSVDGDPPAAMRYTEARLKKISDEILADLDKDTVDFQNNFDDSMTEPTVMPTKIPNLLVNGTSGIAVGMATNMAPHNLTESIDAICAYIDNPEITIDELMKHIIAPDFPTGGIIYGYDGVRDALHTGRGRVVLRAKVGFEEIGNRNAIIVTEIPYQVNKADMIARTAELVKDEKIPGIYEIRDESDRQGMRVVYELKNDAIPNVVLNMLYKYTALQTSFSVNNIALVKGRPVQLNVKDLILHFVEHRHEVIVRRTKYDLRKARERAHILEGFMKVIGTQDDLDKAIAIIRHSSNPAEAKDGLMKEFDLSELQAQAILDLRLARLTGMELDKIRAEYDEIMALINDLEDILANEPRRYQIIREEMVDMKEKYGDERRTEIDYSGGEMSIEDLIPDEKVVLTISHAGYIKRTSLSEYKVQSRGGVGNRAATTRDEDFLEYIVAATNHQYMLFFTEKGKCFWLRVFEIPEGSKISKGRAVQNLINIEPDDKIKAYIRTNDLKDLDYVNQMNVVMITKNGTIKKTSLEAYSRPRTNGVNAIEIRENDQLLGARLTNGSSEIMIATKNGKCIRFPEEKARAVGRGSIGVRGITLDEGDEVIGMIVVNDVQNESVLVVSEKGYGKRTAVEDYRVTNRGGKGVITLNITEKTGNLIAIQMVTDEDGLMIINKSGVAIRMGMDEMRIMGRNTQGVKVINLKKNDEIAAIAKVEMDKEVIVEEEELTEGAEGQEETPLTETPTVESENSQTEENNQSEGQEESAE
- a CDS encoding acyl-CoA reductase; its protein translation is MNIEKQISGLCKLSTYIKEFLHKNPADFNEEDERFSAVLRRSQIENSWFTIENQKFALKQWADLLTETQLKKWLAGYQVAKTPKKVGLILAGNIPLVGFHDVISVILSQHVPVIKLSSKDKTMLPFLLGKWNEFSDGKIQYEFAERLTDFDAVIATGSNNTARYLEYYFKDSLSIIRKNRTSVAVLKGDETIEELQLLAEDIFRYFGLGCRNVTRLFIPQDFLIDKIFENFLHFKEVINHNKYANNYEYNRAVYLLNAERFWDNNFVMLKEDEALFSPLSVLNFSRYSDIGEVKSFIAENESSIQAIVAKQELGLDSINFGEAQNPGLATYADKVDTMRFLEVI
- a CDS encoding 4Fe-4S binding protein, whose protein sequence is MAIKITDECINCGACEPECPNNAIYEGAVDWKASDGTALKGKVVLKSGLAVDADDPQEPVSDDVYFIVTDKCTECIGFHEEPQCAAVCPVDCCIPDEDHVESEESLLEKKAFLHGE
- a CDS encoding DUF4286 family protein, which translates into the protein MSVLSITFHTTETISKEWDHYLENNLHQMVENLIDAEKYILSEVETEMISEGKNTNLLLIFENEEKRQDFVEIELINITDRILKEFGQNVMIFKTYLNPKKSRF